One Streptomyces sp. V4I8 genomic window carries:
- a CDS encoding LacI family DNA-binding transcriptional regulator, translated as MAANRRPTMADVAREVGVSAKTVSRVLNEDGYASEQTREQVLAAVAKLGFQPNLMARNIRVGGPDTTIGLVIPDLANPFFGAVARSIEDTVRDRGLTLLVGSSADDPDRERSLTDKFLARRVSILMVVPSVGADHSHLKAPRTAGLPVVFIDRPGAGLATDSVVSSNRDGSHEGVAHLIAHGHRRIGFIGDLPTKLYTRRERLAGYRAALQEADIPYDRSLVASAHDQQGAEAATSKLLDLADPPTALYAGNNIMALGIVAQLARSKRKDVAVVAFDDVSLAEALEPALTVVAQDPEEIGRTAATAALARLDGDRSRARTITVPTRLIVRGSGEQPALGTREA; from the coding sequence ATGGCAGCGAACCGCCGCCCGACCATGGCAGACGTCGCCCGAGAAGTGGGCGTCAGCGCCAAGACCGTCTCCCGGGTTCTCAACGAGGACGGATACGCCTCGGAGCAGACCAGGGAACAGGTTCTCGCCGCCGTGGCCAAGCTCGGCTTCCAGCCGAACCTGATGGCCCGCAACATCCGGGTGGGAGGGCCCGACACCACGATCGGACTGGTCATCCCCGACCTGGCCAACCCGTTCTTCGGAGCCGTGGCCAGGAGCATCGAGGACACGGTCCGCGACCGTGGCCTGACCTTGCTCGTGGGCTCCTCCGCGGACGATCCCGACCGCGAGCGCTCGTTGACGGACAAGTTCCTCGCACGCCGCGTGAGCATCCTCATGGTCGTGCCCTCCGTCGGCGCCGACCACTCCCATCTCAAGGCCCCCCGCACCGCGGGCCTGCCCGTGGTCTTCATCGACCGCCCCGGCGCGGGCCTGGCCACGGACAGCGTCGTCAGCTCCAACCGGGACGGCTCCCACGAGGGCGTCGCCCATCTGATCGCCCACGGACACCGGCGCATCGGCTTCATCGGCGACCTCCCCACCAAGCTCTACACCCGCCGCGAACGCCTCGCCGGCTACCGCGCGGCCCTGCAGGAAGCCGACATTCCCTACGATCGCTCACTGGTCGCCAGCGCACACGACCAGCAGGGGGCCGAGGCCGCGACCTCGAAGCTGCTCGACCTGGCCGATCCCCCCACGGCCCTGTACGCCGGCAACAACATCATGGCGCTGGGAATAGTCGCCCAACTCGCCCGCAGCAAGCGCAAGGACGTCGCCGTCGTCGCCTTCGACGACGTCTCGCTCGCCGAGGCCCTCGAACCGGCCCTGACCGTCGTCGCCCAGGACCCCGAGGAAATCGGCAGAACAGCGGCGACGGCCGCCCTCGCCCGCCTGGACGGCGACCGATCCCGGGCACGGACCATCACCGTCCCCACCCGCCTGATCGTCCGAGGCTCGGGCGAGCAGCCGGCGCTCGGCACACGG
- a CDS encoding ATP-binding cassette domain-containing protein yields MSTTSSPTPVLQARGLVKRYGHVTAIDGADFDLMPGEVLAVIGDNGAGKTSLIKALTGAVVPDEGEIRLNGKPIQFSGPQSARAHGIETVYQDLAVAASMDIASNMFLGRELRRPGVLGSVFRMLDKKRMRQEAAEHMADLKIGLRSLTQAVETLSGGQRQAVAVARSVAWARSVVVMDEPTAALGVKESGQVLDLIRRVRDKGMPVVLISHNMPHVFEIADRIHVHRLGRRAAVIKPSDYSMAEVVAIMTGALTVDAAGGTVVADSEAAKAAGVQAN; encoded by the coding sequence ATGAGCACCACCTCTTCCCCCACGCCCGTGCTGCAGGCCCGCGGTCTGGTCAAGCGCTACGGCCATGTCACCGCCATCGACGGCGCCGACTTCGACCTGATGCCCGGCGAGGTCCTCGCCGTCATCGGGGACAACGGCGCCGGCAAGACCAGCCTGATCAAGGCCCTCACCGGTGCGGTGGTCCCGGACGAGGGCGAGATACGCCTCAACGGCAAGCCGATCCAGTTCTCCGGTCCGCAGAGCGCCCGCGCCCACGGCATCGAGACGGTCTATCAGGACCTCGCCGTGGCCGCCTCCATGGACATCGCCTCGAACATGTTCCTCGGACGCGAGCTGCGCCGCCCCGGTGTCCTCGGCAGCGTCTTCCGCATGCTCGACAAGAAGCGCATGCGCCAGGAGGCCGCCGAGCACATGGCGGACCTGAAGATCGGTCTGCGCTCGCTGACGCAGGCGGTCGAGACGCTCTCCGGCGGACAGCGGCAGGCCGTCGCGGTCGCCCGTTCCGTGGCCTGGGCCCGCAGTGTCGTCGTCATGGACGAGCCCACCGCCGCCCTCGGCGTCAAGGAGTCGGGTCAGGTTCTGGACCTCATCCGCCGGGTCCGCGACAAGGGCATGCCGGTGGTCCTGATCAGCCACAACATGCCGCACGTCTTCGAGATCGCCGACCGGATCCACGTCCACCGGCTGGGCCGGCGCGCCGCTGTGATCAAGCCGTCCGACTACTCCATGGCGGAGGTCGTGGCCATCATGACCGGCGCGCTCACCGTCGATGCGGCCGGAGGTACTGTCGTAGCCGATTCCGAGGCCGCGAAGGCCGCGGGAGTCCAGGCCAACTGA
- a CDS encoding ABC transporter permease codes for MTATSTPPSTSSPYAELKAPTTARRLLTAPTTGPLAALLLACAFFSFSTEQFLTGGNFSLIVQQVMVVGTLAIGQTLIILTAGIDLSCGAVMAFGSIMIAKMAAEGSLPPLVAIAVGIAVCGGFGLLNGLLVQKIPLPPFIVTLGMLNVAFALTHIYSEEQTVTNLPGPLTALGETFPLGHTDITYGSLVTIALFLLLAYALSSTGWGRHVYALGNSQEAARLNGIRTSRLTIGVYTVAGLLYGLAALLLISRTGVGDPQAGQTDNLDSITAVVLGGTSLFGGRGSVLGTFIGVLIVGVFRNGLQLMGVASIYQTLITGVLVILAVTVDQISRKKAR; via the coding sequence ATGACCGCCACGTCCACGCCTCCGAGCACGTCCTCGCCGTATGCCGAGCTCAAAGCGCCGACCACGGCCCGCAGACTGCTCACCGCACCCACCACCGGCCCGCTGGCCGCCCTTCTCCTGGCCTGCGCCTTCTTCTCCTTCTCGACCGAGCAGTTCCTCACGGGCGGGAACTTCTCGCTGATCGTGCAGCAGGTCATGGTCGTCGGCACCCTCGCCATCGGCCAGACCCTGATCATCCTCACGGCGGGCATCGACCTGTCGTGCGGCGCCGTCATGGCCTTCGGCAGCATCATGATCGCCAAGATGGCCGCCGAGGGTTCCCTGCCCCCGCTCGTCGCCATCGCCGTGGGCATCGCCGTGTGCGGCGGATTCGGGCTGCTCAACGGGTTGTTGGTGCAGAAGATCCCGCTGCCGCCGTTCATCGTCACCCTCGGCATGCTCAACGTGGCGTTCGCGCTGACCCACATCTACTCCGAGGAGCAGACGGTCACCAACCTGCCGGGCCCGCTGACCGCGCTCGGGGAGACCTTCCCGCTCGGCCACACCGACATCACCTACGGCTCCCTGGTCACCATCGCCCTGTTCCTGCTGCTCGCCTACGCGCTCAGCAGCACCGGTTGGGGCCGGCACGTCTACGCCCTGGGCAACAGCCAGGAAGCGGCGCGGCTGAACGGCATCCGTACCTCCCGCCTGACCATCGGCGTCTACACCGTGGCGGGTCTCCTCTACGGCCTCGCCGCCCTGCTGCTCATCTCCCGCACCGGAGTGGGCGACCCGCAGGCCGGCCAGACCGACAACCTCGACAGCATCACCGCCGTGGTCCTCGGCGGCACCAGCCTCTTCGGCGGACGCGGTTCGGTCCTTGGCACCTTCATCGGCGTCCTCATCGTCGGTGTCTTCCGCAACGGTCTGCAGCTGATGGGCGTCGCCTCCATCTACCAGACCCTGATCACCGGTGTCCTGGTGATCCTCGCGGTGACCGTCGACCAGATCTCCCGGAAGAAGGCCCGATGA
- a CDS encoding sugar ABC transporter substrate-binding protein, producing MPRTTRLSSSLLRAAAVTGVAALTLTACGSGSGSDSTSTGSGSVKVGLITKTDTNPFFVKMKEGAEKAAKENGAELSTAAGKFDGDNAGQVTAIENMVAAGVKGILITPSDSKAIVPAIEKAKAKGVLVIALDTPTDPESAVDALFATDNLKAGELIGEYAKAAMKGKTAKIAALDLAPGVSVGVQRHEGFLKGFGATDKDVACAQDTGGDQAKGQTAMENCLQKEPGINVVYTINEPAALGAYTALKAKGREKDVLIVSVDGGCTGTQAVKDGKIAATSQQYPLKMAAEGVKAVVAYAKDGKKASGYTDTGVTLITDKAQDGVTSKDTAYGLENCWG from the coding sequence ATGCCTCGCACCACTCGTCTGTCCTCCTCCCTCCTCAGAGCGGCCGCCGTCACGGGCGTCGCGGCCCTCACCCTGACGGCCTGCGGATCCGGCTCCGGTTCGGACTCCACGAGCACCGGCTCGGGCAGCGTCAAGGTCGGTCTGATCACCAAGACCGACACCAACCCGTTCTTCGTGAAGATGAAGGAGGGCGCGGAGAAGGCCGCCAAGGAGAACGGCGCCGAACTGTCCACCGCCGCAGGCAAGTTCGACGGGGACAACGCCGGGCAGGTCACCGCCATCGAGAACATGGTCGCCGCCGGTGTGAAGGGCATCCTGATCACTCCGAGCGACTCCAAGGCGATCGTGCCCGCGATCGAGAAGGCCAAGGCCAAGGGTGTTCTGGTCATCGCCCTGGACACCCCGACCGACCCGGAGAGCGCGGTCGACGCCCTCTTCGCCACCGACAACCTCAAGGCCGGCGAGCTGATCGGCGAGTACGCCAAGGCCGCCATGAAGGGCAAGACGGCGAAGATAGCCGCCCTCGACCTCGCGCCGGGCGTCTCCGTCGGCGTCCAGCGGCACGAGGGCTTCCTGAAGGGCTTCGGCGCCACCGACAAGGATGTCGCCTGCGCCCAGGACACCGGCGGCGACCAGGCCAAGGGCCAGACCGCCATGGAGAACTGTCTCCAGAAGGAACCCGGCATCAACGTCGTCTACACGATCAACGAGCCGGCCGCGCTGGGCGCGTACACCGCGCTGAAGGCCAAGGGCCGGGAGAAGGACGTGCTGATCGTCTCCGTGGACGGCGGCTGCACGGGCACCCAGGCGGTCAAGGACGGCAAGATCGCCGCGACGTCCCAGCAGTACCCGCTGAAGATGGCCGCCGAGGGCGTCAAGGCCGTCGTGGCGTACGCCAAGGACGGCAAGAAGGCGTCCGGTTACACCGACACTGGCGTCACTCTGATCACCGACAAGGCGCAGGACGGGGTCACGTCCAAGGACACCGCCTACGGCCTGGAGAACTGCTGGGGCTGA
- a CDS encoding carbohydrate kinase, which yields MSPRQITVLGECVADAFAEPASTSNELALRVLPGGGPANTAVSLARLGTPARFLARLSGDVFGRLFRAHLETSGVDLSSAVPAAEPSTLAVAELDAQGQAAFSFHAQNTADWQWTAQELARVDLSDTACVHTGSLALVQEPGAAVVEDFLAAAAPHTTISIDPNVRPLLVHPDVYRARLAHWCALADVLRLSEDDLELLLTGTPPEEACDIWHAAGVRLVVITRGADGALASLDGERIQVPAVPTSVADTVGAGDSFTAGLLHHLGARGLLGGRLTGIRLDDVAEACRFATRVAALTCSVAGPNPPWQSQLEQLATADRT from the coding sequence ATGAGCCCGCGTCAGATCACCGTCCTGGGAGAGTGCGTCGCGGACGCGTTCGCCGAACCCGCCAGCACCTCGAACGAACTCGCCCTGCGCGTGCTGCCAGGCGGCGGACCTGCGAATACGGCAGTGTCACTGGCCCGCCTCGGCACCCCGGCCCGCTTCCTCGCGCGGCTGTCGGGCGATGTGTTCGGCCGCCTGTTCCGCGCCCACCTGGAGACCTCCGGGGTGGACCTGTCGAGCGCCGTCCCGGCCGCGGAGCCCAGCACGCTGGCCGTGGCGGAGCTGGACGCCCAGGGGCAGGCCGCGTTCTCCTTCCATGCGCAGAACACGGCCGACTGGCAGTGGACGGCACAGGAACTGGCGCGGGTGGACCTGTCCGACACCGCCTGTGTGCACACCGGATCCCTGGCCCTGGTCCAGGAACCCGGGGCGGCGGTGGTGGAGGACTTCCTGGCGGCGGCCGCCCCTCACACGACCATCAGCATCGACCCCAATGTCCGGCCGCTGCTGGTGCACCCCGACGTCTACCGTGCCCGGCTGGCGCACTGGTGCGCCCTCGCGGACGTGCTCCGGCTGAGCGAGGACGACCTGGAACTGCTGCTGACGGGCACGCCGCCCGAGGAGGCGTGCGACATCTGGCACGCGGCCGGGGTGCGGCTCGTGGTGATCACACGTGGCGCCGACGGCGCCCTGGCCTCGCTCGATGGCGAACGGATCCAGGTGCCCGCCGTGCCGACGAGCGTCGCCGACACGGTCGGGGCGGGGGACTCCTTCACGGCCGGGCTGCTGCACCACCTCGGCGCCCGCGGACTGCTCGGTGGCCGGCTGACGGGAATCCGTCTCGACGACGTCGCGGAAGCCTGCCGGTTCGCCACCCGGGTCGCGGCCCTGACCTGCTCGGTCGCCGGCCCCAACCCCCCGTGGCAGAGCCAGTTGGAGCAGCTCGCCACGGCCGATCGCACCTGA